A region of Hydrogenimonas cancrithermarum DNA encodes the following proteins:
- a CDS encoding vWA domain-containing protein, whose protein sequence is MGHFTFEYPAAFLLLLLYAICAKWCKARYESVIFPGSGYLARAASRRSTRQRLIRFGAFVLLVTALASPVVKEEVVVQHDKGYEISLILDASGSMAQNNKFGIVKEIVTQFVKERKHDKLGLTIFADFAYVAVPLTYDKASLLRLLEKVEVGIAGTQRTALYEALFMSTKLFKDSHAKHKIAILLTDGMDNAGTVPLEVAINTAKKYGIKIYTIGIGARGDYNPYVLEKIAKETGGKFFEADSVTKLKEVYKAIDRLEKSEIERNRYVKKDYFFMWPLGGALLLTLFPIVWKRRRR, encoded by the coding sequence ATGGGGCATTTTACATTCGAATACCCGGCTGCGTTCCTCCTCCTGCTTCTTTACGCAATCTGTGCGAAATGGTGCAAAGCGCGCTATGAGAGCGTCATCTTTCCCGGAAGCGGCTACCTCGCCCGGGCGGCCAGCCGCCGATCGACACGGCAGCGTCTGATACGCTTCGGCGCCTTCGTCCTGCTCGTGACAGCACTGGCGAGTCCCGTCGTCAAAGAGGAAGTTGTCGTACAGCACGACAAAGGGTATGAAATTTCGCTCATACTCGATGCGAGCGGATCGATGGCGCAGAACAACAAATTTGGAATCGTCAAGGAGATTGTCACACAGTTTGTCAAAGAGCGAAAACACGACAAACTGGGACTCACGATCTTTGCCGACTTTGCCTATGTGGCTGTGCCGCTGACCTATGACAAGGCGTCCCTTCTGAGGCTTCTCGAGAAAGTGGAAGTAGGCATCGCCGGAACACAGCGGACGGCGCTTTACGAGGCGCTCTTTATGAGTACGAAACTCTTCAAGGATTCCCATGCAAAACATAAAATTGCCATACTTCTGACGGACGGAATGGACAATGCGGGAACCGTGCCGCTCGAGGTAGCTATCAATACGGCGAAAAAGTACGGCATCAAAATCTACACGATCGGAATCGGGGCACGGGGCGATTACAATCCCTACGTTTTGGAAAAGATCGCGAAAGAGACGGGCGGGAAGTTTTTCGAAGCCGATTCCGTCACGAAGCTCAAAGAGGTCTATAAAGCGATCGACCGTCTCGAAAAGAGCGAGATCGAAAGGAACAGATATGTCAAAAAAGATTACTTCTTTATGTGGCCGCTCGGTGGCGCACTGTTGTTGACGCTCTTCCCGATCGTTTGGAAAAGGAGGCGCAGATAA
- a CDS encoding vWA domain-containing protein, with protein sequence MEFLYPYFLISLLFLPLLWIVGTKNGDDLRRRFTPELYNKMVAKGGGLGRRVRLGVLLVSAAFGIVALSRPVIERGEIKVERQTVDLVVAFDISRSMFADDVYPNRFELAKRKFFDLLEDLNDARVGVIGFSSRAFLVAPLTRDFASVKYLVEHMGLDFVSLRGTDMFTPLEVTENLLHQSDKKAVLIFTDGGDKKEFSKEIAYARAHGIKVFIYAIGTEKGGVMKSDGGIVRDSVGNIVITRLNPAVKVLAEETGGVYMRYSLSSGDMKQLAEAIRSRLKATKTKESLLKDREELFYYPLMVAIALFLAAYASLPKRDAKRAAGEMK encoded by the coding sequence ATGGAGTTTTTATATCCATATTTTTTAATATCATTGCTTTTTCTGCCTCTTCTGTGGATAGTTGGAACAAAAAACGGCGATGATCTTAGAAGACGGTTTACGCCGGAACTCTACAACAAGATGGTGGCCAAAGGGGGCGGACTCGGCCGAAGGGTACGGCTGGGGGTTCTGCTGGTATCGGCCGCTTTCGGCATTGTTGCGCTTTCGCGGCCGGTGATCGAGCGCGGTGAGATCAAGGTGGAACGACAGACGGTCGATCTGGTGGTGGCGTTCGATATCTCCCGTTCGATGTTTGCCGACGACGTCTATCCCAACCGCTTCGAGCTGGCGAAACGAAAGTTTTTCGATCTGCTCGAGGATCTGAACGATGCACGTGTCGGCGTGATCGGTTTCAGTTCGCGTGCCTTTCTGGTGGCACCGCTGACACGAGACTTCGCATCGGTCAAGTACCTTGTCGAACATATGGGGCTCGATTTTGTATCGCTTAGAGGCACCGACATGTTCACACCGCTCGAAGTGACGGAAAACCTGCTTCACCAAAGCGATAAAAAGGCGGTACTCATATTCACCGACGGCGGGGACAAAAAGGAGTTTTCCAAAGAGATCGCCTATGCCAGAGCGCACGGGATCAAAGTCTTCATCTACGCCATTGGAACCGAAAAGGGCGGCGTGATGAAAAGTGACGGAGGTATCGTACGCGACAGTGTGGGAAACATCGTCATCACGCGTCTCAATCCGGCTGTCAAGGTGCTTGCCGAAGAGACGGGAGGGGTTTACATGCGCTATTCTCTGAGTTCGGGCGATATGAAACAGTTGGCCGAAGCGATTCGGTCGCGTCTGAAAGCCACCAAAACAAAGGAGAGTCTCCTCAAGGATCGCGAAGAACTTTTTTACTATCCGTTGATGGTCGCGATTGCGCTTTTTCTGGCAGCCTACGCGTCGTTGCCCAAACGTGACGCAAAGCGTGCGGCAGGAGAGATGAAGTGA
- a CDS encoding tetratricopeptide repeat protein: MRYLLISMISVTLASAGLLDFVTLKKAKEAYERGDYETAAELYGEIAKAGSEEATFDAADALYKSGRYKEALKLYESVSSPKLQFEKLHNMGNCYAQLGEIDKGIESYEAALKIKEDNDTRFNLELLKKMKERKKNQNRNDRKNNHSKQNRKNQDDQKSGNGDQNRKNQKSDHDRQNDRHPENAQKQKEKDQNKGGEKSRNDQNKKSGSAKKEKNESGKESQPNRQERAMMETPKRNEPISEMEVRKWNRVLNRRGIHTLMLPLPTKEAERSSDETTPW, from the coding sequence ATGAGATATTTATTAATATCAATGATTTCGGTAACGCTTGCAAGTGCCGGACTGCTCGACTTCGTGACGTTGAAGAAGGCCAAAGAGGCCTATGAAAGAGGTGACTATGAAACCGCCGCCGAACTCTACGGAGAGATCGCCAAAGCCGGAAGCGAAGAAGCGACGTTCGATGCAGCCGATGCACTCTATAAATCGGGTCGGTACAAAGAGGCGCTGAAACTCTACGAAAGCGTCTCGTCGCCGAAACTGCAGTTCGAAAAACTGCACAATATGGGAAACTGTTATGCGCAGCTGGGCGAAATCGACAAAGGGATCGAATCGTATGAAGCGGCGTTGAAGATCAAAGAGGACAATGATACCCGATTCAACCTCGAACTGCTCAAAAAGATGAAAGAGCGGAAAAAGAACCAGAACCGAAACGATCGAAAAAACAATCATAGCAAGCAAAATCGGAAGAATCAGGACGATCAAAAAAGCGGCAATGGCGACCAAAACCGGAAAAATCAAAAGAGTGATCACGATCGCCAAAACGATCGACATCCGGAAAACGCTCAAAAGCAAAAGGAAAAAGATCAAAACAAGGGCGGCGAAAAGAGCAGAAATGACCAAAACAAAAAGAGCGGCTCTGCAAAAAAAGAGAAAAACGAAAGTGGCAAAGAGTCGCAGCCGAATCGACAGGAGCGTGCCATGATGGAAACACCGAAGCGCAACGAACCGATCAGCGAGATGGAGGTGAGAAAATGGAACAGAGTTTTGAACCGGCGGGGCATCCATACGCTCATGCTTCCGCTACCGACGAAAGAGGCTGAAAGGAGTTCGGATGAGACGACACCCTGGTAA
- a CDS encoding BatD family protein yields the protein MRRHPGKWLVLLLVPFFLLAGHVELSVDKHEIAQGDTVTFTITAEGDDVSFPVVREVGGFPILGTSQRSNISIINGRVTKSVVKSYTFAPMQDVTIPALTVTVDAEPFQTDPVKIRVLKSPKHSSGGSEAELKIRVEKTHVMVGEPIKLDVVVKYKENAGFVQLDLQPPEFPNFWIKKVGDAEDGMEGAYRTKTQHYLLFPQKAGSYTLGPLTVRLAKRVRIKQPFANDPFFDDDFFNGFFAKLKWSRIASNSVQVSVDPLPGGVELYGRFDIIATVDKSEVEANRPVRLTIRISGEGNIDDIGKFEPKIPDAVVYADEPSIKERLRHGRYGGTFEQTVTIIADHDFTIPALSLRYYDSQKRELVEKRTKPFHIKVIGGVPAAVTRSEQKAQKIEAPSVQKEAAAKSGESTRGDGWIYLIAGFLFGAGSLYGFMVFRRKPRASGSSDIVEAVLRAKNDKRVLELLLPYAAEDERLKEIVRRLEENLFAEGHNTIDKKEIVRILEEILPEESD from the coding sequence ATGAGACGACACCCTGGTAAGTGGTTAGTTCTTCTGCTTGTGCCGTTTTTCCTGCTGGCGGGCCATGTGGAACTCTCTGTCGACAAGCACGAGATCGCCCAGGGCGACACGGTCACTTTTACCATAACGGCCGAAGGCGACGATGTCTCCTTTCCCGTCGTCCGTGAGGTAGGGGGATTCCCCATTCTGGGAACGTCACAGCGTTCCAATATCTCCATCATCAACGGTCGGGTGACAAAAAGCGTGGTCAAAAGCTACACCTTCGCGCCGATGCAGGATGTGACGATCCCGGCCTTGACGGTCACTGTCGACGCAGAGCCGTTTCAGACCGATCCTGTAAAGATCAGGGTTCTGAAATCCCCGAAACACTCTTCCGGCGGAAGCGAAGCGGAGCTGAAGATCCGCGTCGAGAAAACGCATGTCATGGTGGGTGAACCGATCAAGCTCGACGTGGTCGTAAAGTACAAAGAGAATGCCGGCTTCGTTCAGCTCGATCTGCAGCCGCCGGAGTTCCCCAATTTCTGGATCAAAAAGGTGGGCGATGCCGAGGATGGGATGGAAGGGGCGTACCGTACCAAAACGCAGCACTATCTTCTCTTTCCCCAGAAGGCGGGCAGCTACACGCTCGGGCCGCTGACGGTTCGGCTCGCCAAGCGGGTGCGTATCAAACAGCCCTTTGCGAACGACCCGTTTTTCGATGACGATTTTTTCAACGGTTTCTTTGCAAAACTGAAGTGGAGCCGTATCGCATCGAATTCGGTGCAGGTATCGGTCGACCCTCTTCCTGGCGGTGTGGAGCTGTACGGCAGATTCGATATCATCGCAACGGTCGACAAAAGTGAAGTGGAAGCGAACAGGCCGGTCCGGCTCACCATCCGTATCAGCGGAGAAGGGAATATCGACGATATCGGAAAGTTTGAACCGAAGATTCCCGATGCCGTCGTCTATGCCGATGAGCCATCGATCAAAGAGCGACTCAGACACGGCCGTTACGGCGGTACGTTCGAGCAGACGGTCACGATCATCGCCGATCATGATTTTACGATTCCGGCGCTCTCTTTGCGCTATTACGACAGTCAAAAGAGAGAACTTGTCGAGAAGAGGACAAAACCGTTTCATATTAAAGTGATCGGAGGCGTACCTGCCGCAGTGACGAGATCGGAGCAGAAAGCGCAGAAGATAGAGGCACCATCGGTACAGAAAGAGGCAGCGGCAAAAAGCGGCGAAAGCACACGCGGCGATGGATGGATCTATCTGATCGCAGGCTTTCTGTTCGGTGCGGGCTCCTTGTATGGCTTTATGGTGTTCAGGCGCAAGCCGCGGGCATCCGGATCCTCCGATATCGTCGAGGCGGTGCTGCGTGCGAAAAACGACAAAAGGGTTCTCGAGCTTCTCCTGCCATATGCTGCGGAAGACGAGAGGCTGAAAGAGATTGTCCGCAGGCTCGAAGAGAACCTCTTCGCCGAGGGGCACAATACAATCGACAAAAAAGAGATTGTCCGGATACTCGAGGAGATCCTGCCGGAGGAGTCGGATTAA
- a CDS encoding DUF1501 domain-containing protein has protein sequence MMKRHNIKEEHIDRRDFLKGVGALGISSIFPLSLRSAGLDYESIAFDSGVYERNDAQTIIVYLYGGPSELAGNMTNIEAISQMSQNPYPLDDERYIKLTKDDFWGNAGGYAMQRMLESGDMNLFRTCYRTVDDTKAHGECTSQAQRGKETAGGAGIVANLASILYHKGVVSEPSGTDDIGKSIPFVTMEGESTFFTEDELNLDPFLKPVAFGSGSDNPYRRGGGYERHLLNRETNTTLGSYFDSLSQRYSREGKIKESFERRVTLEKFANEINEIELPEGIDYPENNVFGSRLKTAMNLLIHNEHTKVVSMGSPGLGGWDDHSNAIDRYTRRMTDLMEAIETAMAHMKAVGKSNINIVVFGEFGRNVNYNNSLGWDHGNNQNVYWFGGGDYMNRLGIVGETEVTGSGTRLYTRPKNFGTSGASYHFQVFSVAATIYRLYGIQNPEILTNGNSVIRDLLS, from the coding sequence ATGATGAAACGACACAATATTAAAGAAGAACATATCGACAGAAGAGACTTTCTAAAAGGTGTGGGGGCGCTCGGTATCTCATCGATTTTTCCGCTTTCACTGAGAAGTGCCGGTCTGGATTACGAAAGCATTGCATTCGATTCCGGTGTTTACGAAAGGAACGATGCCCAGACGATTATTGTCTATCTTTACGGCGGCCCATCCGAGTTGGCCGGAAATATGACAAATATCGAAGCGATCAGCCAAATGAGCCAGAATCCCTATCCTCTCGATGACGAGAGATACATCAAACTGACGAAAGACGACTTCTGGGGGAATGCCGGCGGATATGCCATGCAGAGGATGCTCGAGAGTGGCGACATGAATCTTTTTAGGACCTGTTACCGGACGGTCGACGATACGAAGGCCCACGGAGAATGTACCTCACAGGCACAGCGTGGAAAAGAGACGGCAGGGGGCGCGGGAATCGTCGCCAACCTGGCATCCATTCTCTATCACAAAGGTGTGGTCTCCGAACCTTCCGGTACGGACGACATAGGGAAAAGCATTCCATTCGTAACGATGGAGGGGGAGTCGACCTTTTTTACGGAAGACGAATTGAATCTCGATCCTTTCTTGAAACCGGTTGCCTTTGGAAGCGGTTCGGACAACCCCTATCGTCGTGGTGGAGGGTATGAGAGGCATCTGTTGAATCGTGAAACAAATACGACCCTTGGCAGCTATTTCGACAGCCTCTCTCAGCGGTACAGTCGTGAAGGTAAAATAAAAGAGTCGTTCGAAAGACGTGTAACGCTTGAAAAATTTGCCAATGAAATCAACGAAATAGAGCTTCCGGAAGGGATCGATTATCCGGAAAACAACGTCTTCGGCTCCCGTTTGAAAACGGCCATGAATCTTCTGATTCACAATGAACATACAAAAGTCGTCAGCATGGGAAGCCCCGGCCTTGGCGGGTGGGATGACCACTCCAATGCGATCGACCGATACACTCGCCGGATGACAGATCTGATGGAGGCGATCGAAACGGCGATGGCACATATGAAAGCGGTTGGAAAATCCAATATCAATATCGTCGTCTTCGGTGAGTTCGGCCGAAACGTCAATTACAACAATTCCCTGGGGTGGGACCATGGCAACAATCAGAATGTCTATTGGTTCGGTGGTGGCGATTACATGAACCGACTTGGCATCGTAGGCGAAACGGAAGTGACCGGTTCGGGGACCAGGCTCTACACACGTCCAAAAAATTTCGGTACCAGTGGGGCATCTTACCATTTTCAGGTATTCAGTGTCGCGGCGACGATCTACAGGCTGTATGGCATTCAGAATCCGGAAATTCTGACGAATGGAAATTCCGTCATCAGAGATCTGCTCTCCTGA
- a CDS encoding TonB-dependent receptor: MKFRFLTFALFAIKALLAQENIDTLLGEYAQKADLSVQTKKESAGFLIVYTRQDLERMQIRQLKELIEKVPFIRYNEDRHGYSDPFYAPYQPSATGGIRIYINDRALTTPFTGNGLKLFGHMDMGYIDHAEIYLGIPSQTFGVEGAAFVIKLYTKDPARENTSLTGAMLGSRGTQDFYGYTANVTDSLSYLAYLDYRNLKRNRIDFNGNTLSRDRETGNFYGEIKKGNHRFELQAIRNGIDNLMGKSCHIDPLDPHTDADYLYGGWYYEDDQNGLKAFLNFSDTVTDHFDNSKTVLGFTALPPGVPYLPYKSLHLKMSEQFSDAQLRKIYGVGNFSTQNGIQARYKRFTIDTIEIDGTEVRAPREYNREIILSLFSENHYLIDDENLLLGSVKIDRYLENGDIRDRTLFSGRAGYIFNSGEWVSKTFFMYADFAPTMESLYTNRYLYNQTEDPKNEATAALASKLIYNTKKDAYALLASRTVRRNTIYFSGEAITNFSERMVYDSFLFEYTHRFDALNTFYFQAWGLLTQYNNELPSKNTYGSIASITNTLDRFDVHNEVVYKYNPGQKPGWDLNMAVTYHHSRRLTFFLKANNILGKALKTDYYAVDPFNGIKTELDDVDLFDRRVWAGVEYQF, from the coding sequence GTGAAGTTTCGTTTTTTAACATTCGCTCTTTTTGCGATAAAAGCCCTACTGGCGCAGGAAAACATCGATACGCTTCTTGGCGAATATGCGCAGAAAGCCGATCTTTCGGTTCAGACGAAAAAGGAGAGTGCGGGATTCCTCATCGTCTACACGAGACAGGATCTCGAGCGTATGCAGATTCGTCAGCTCAAGGAGCTGATAGAGAAAGTCCCATTTATCCGTTACAACGAAGATCGGCATGGTTATAGCGACCCTTTCTATGCACCCTATCAACCCTCCGCCACGGGAGGAATACGTATCTATATCAACGACAGGGCCCTGACGACACCCTTCACCGGGAACGGATTGAAACTCTTTGGGCATATGGACATGGGATACATCGACCACGCCGAAATCTACCTTGGAATTCCCTCCCAGACGTTCGGCGTGGAGGGAGCGGCATTCGTCATCAAACTCTATACCAAAGACCCTGCGCGTGAAAATACCTCCCTGACGGGTGCGATGCTCGGAAGCAGGGGAACACAGGACTTTTACGGCTATACGGCGAACGTGACCGATTCCCTCTCCTACCTGGCCTATCTCGACTACAGAAATCTGAAGCGAAATCGGATCGACTTCAACGGAAACACTCTTTCCAGAGACAGGGAGACGGGAAACTTCTACGGCGAAATCAAAAAAGGGAATCACCGATTCGAACTGCAGGCGATCAGAAACGGAATCGACAACCTAATGGGGAAAAGCTGCCATATCGATCCGCTCGATCCCCATACCGACGCAGATTATCTCTACGGCGGTTGGTATTATGAAGACGATCAAAATGGCTTGAAGGCGTTTCTCAACTTTTCCGATACCGTGACGGACCATTTCGACAACTCCAAAACGGTACTCGGTTTTACAGCTCTCCCCCCGGGAGTGCCATATCTCCCCTATAAGAGCCTGCATCTTAAAATGTCGGAACAGTTTTCCGATGCACAGCTTCGAAAAATCTATGGTGTCGGAAATTTTTCGACACAAAACGGCATCCAGGCCCGCTACAAGCGTTTTACGATCGACACTATCGAGATCGATGGAACGGAAGTGCGGGCCCCACGGGAGTACAACAGAGAGATCATACTTTCTCTCTTCAGCGAAAACCACTATCTGATCGATGACGAAAATCTGCTGTTGGGTTCCGTCAAAATCGACAGATATCTGGAAAACGGCGATATAAGAGACCGGACACTCTTTTCCGGCAGAGCGGGATATATATTTAACAGTGGCGAGTGGGTATCGAAGACATTTTTCATGTATGCCGACTTCGCACCGACGATGGAGTCGCTCTATACGAACCGATATCTCTACAACCAAACCGAAGATCCAAAAAACGAAGCGACTGCCGCTTTGGCTTCGAAACTGATTTACAATACAAAAAAAGACGCTTATGCACTTCTCGCCTCCAGAACCGTACGAAGAAATACGATCTATTTCAGTGGAGAAGCCATTACCAACTTTTCCGAACGCATGGTATACGACTCGTTTCTTTTCGAATATACCCACCGTTTCGACGCTCTGAATACCTTCTACTTTCAGGCATGGGGTCTCCTGACACAGTACAACAACGAACTTCCAAGCAAGAACACTTACGGATCTATCGCGTCTATCACCAATACCCTCGACAGATTCGACGTTCATAACGAAGTGGTCTACAAATACAATCCAGGGCAGAAGCCCGGGTGGGACCTGAACATGGCCGTTACCTACCATCACTCACGCCGGCTCACGTTTTTCCTGAAAGCGAACAACATTCTCGGCAAAGCGCTGAAAACCGACTACTATGCAGTCGATCCCTTCAACGGGATCAAAACGGAACTCGATGATGTGGATCTCTTCGATCGGCGTGTCTGGGCAGGGGTGGAGTATCAGTTTTGA
- a CDS encoding HAD family hydrolase yields MKIAIPSFGTLDIHHIVCDYNGTIARDGELLPEVKPLFESLCESFAIHVVTADTFGSVAEQLEEYDVTIKILSSHDHASEKRSYIESLGAETCVAVGNGNNDMQMLESAALGIALIGFEGCSTQALLKSDIVCTGIEDALELFIHSKRLVATLRV; encoded by the coding sequence ATGAAAATAGCCATTCCCTCTTTTGGGACGCTCGATATCCACCACATTGTCTGTGACTACAACGGTACGATCGCCAGGGACGGCGAGCTCCTGCCCGAAGTCAAACCCCTTTTCGAGTCTCTTTGCGAAAGCTTTGCCATCCATGTCGTCACGGCAGATACTTTCGGCAGTGTCGCGGAGCAGCTTGAAGAGTACGACGTTACGATCAAAATTCTCTCCTCGCACGACCATGCATCTGAAAAAAGGAGCTATATCGAAAGCCTCGGTGCCGAAACCTGCGTTGCTGTCGGCAACGGAAACAACGATATGCAGATGCTCGAATCCGCCGCACTGGGCATCGCGCTCATCGGTTTCGAAGGGTGCAGCACCCAGGCACTTCTGAAAAGCGACATCGTCTGCACAGGTATCGAAGATGCTCTCGAACTCTTCATTCATTCCAAACGGCTTGTCGCGACGCTTCGTGTCTAA
- the selD gene encoding selenide, water dikinase SelD — MNDIKLTEYSHGAGCGCKISPMLLDDILKSARPKIDYPQLLVGNDSRDDAAAYDLGNGTSVLSTTDFFMPIVDDPFTFGKIAATNALSDIYAMGGKPLMAISIFGWPIDKLSADVAREVIDGGRAVCEDAGIPLAGGHSIDSPEPIFGLAATGLVENENLMRNDTAKAGCRIYLTKPLGIGILSTAQKQKKIEEGEIEPAIEAMTTLNKIGADLAPLESVVAMTDVTGFGLLGHLGEICEGSGIGATVWFDKVPLLPNVEKYRRMGCIPGGARKNFKSYGHKIGEMTQQQREILCDAQTSGGLLVIVEKEGSGEFETVARKYGLELEPIGETHAAGEHLIEVK; from the coding sequence ATGAACGATATAAAATTGACCGAATACAGCCATGGTGCAGGGTGCGGATGCAAGATTTCGCCGATGCTTCTTGACGACATTCTAAAGAGTGCCCGTCCGAAGATCGATTATCCGCAGTTGCTCGTCGGAAACGACAGCAGGGACGATGCGGCGGCGTACGATCTGGGAAACGGTACCTCCGTGCTTTCGACGACCGACTTTTTCATGCCGATCGTCGATGATCCGTTCACGTTCGGGAAGATCGCGGCGACCAACGCGCTGAGCGACATCTACGCGATGGGCGGAAAGCCTCTGATGGCAATCTCGATCTTCGGATGGCCGATCGACAAGCTTTCGGCCGACGTGGCGCGCGAAGTGATCGACGGTGGCAGGGCCGTCTGCGAAGATGCGGGTATTCCGCTTGCGGGCGGCCACTCCATCGACTCGCCGGAACCGATCTTCGGCCTGGCGGCGACGGGTCTGGTTGAAAACGAAAATCTGATGAGAAACGATACGGCGAAAGCGGGGTGCCGCATCTACCTGACCAAACCGCTCGGCATCGGTATCCTTTCGACGGCGCAGAAGCAGAAGAAGATCGAAGAGGGTGAGATCGAACCGGCGATCGAAGCGATGACGACGCTCAACAAGATCGGTGCCGACCTCGCGCCGCTCGAAAGTGTCGTGGCGATGACCGATGTCACGGGATTCGGACTGCTCGGCCACCTGGGCGAAATCTGCGAAGGAAGCGGCATCGGCGCGACGGTGTGGTTCGACAAAGTACCCCTGCTGCCCAATGTCGAAAAGTACCGCCGGATGGGGTGTATTCCCGGGGGTGCGAGAAAGAACTTCAAGAGTTATGGCCATAAAATCGGCGAGATGACGCAGCAGCAGCGGGAGATCCTCTGCGATGCCCAGACTTCCGGCGGCCTTCTGGTCATTGTCGAAAAAGAGGGTAGCGGCGAATTCGAAACGGTCGCACGAAAATACGGTCTCGAACTCGAACCGATCGGAGAGACCCATGCAGCGGGCGAACATCTCATCGAGGTGAAGTAG
- the mnmH gene encoding tRNA 2-selenouridine(34) synthase MnmH — MAHPLFDDFRQIVLQRRSLIDVRAPVEFAKGAFPNAVNLPLMDDEERRLVGIRYKEKGNAEAVELGHRLVSGEVKKKRVQAWCDFIDTHPDALLYCFRGGQRSQISQQWIDEAGYEIARLRGGYKAFRRYLIEETERAVGRFEPVVLGGRTGSGKTILLRELDNTIDLEGLANHRGSSFGRKITPQPSQIDFENALAYELVTKLEAGYRRLVFEDEGRNVGRVYLPDLLAEFLGNAPLVVLETPMSRRVEITFEEYVTQAQNDYRKMGFPEPLQAWKADIQSAIDRIYRRLGGKRHAIVSEMLELAFSEQSRTGEREAHKTWVEYLLREYYDPMYDYQIEKRAERVIFRGDADEVEAFLKQRA, encoded by the coding sequence GTGGCGCATCCGCTTTTCGACGATTTCAGGCAGATCGTGCTGCAGCGGCGGTCGCTGATCGACGTGCGAGCACCCGTGGAGTTTGCGAAAGGGGCTTTCCCGAATGCCGTCAACCTTCCGCTGATGGACGATGAAGAGCGCAGACTCGTCGGGATCCGATACAAAGAGAAAGGCAATGCCGAAGCGGTGGAACTGGGACATCGACTGGTTTCCGGAGAAGTGAAAAAGAAGAGGGTGCAGGCATGGTGCGATTTTATCGATACCCATCCCGACGCGCTGCTCTACTGTTTCAGGGGCGGCCAACGCTCGCAAATCTCTCAGCAGTGGATCGATGAAGCCGGATACGAGATCGCGCGTCTGAGAGGGGGGTACAAAGCGTTCAGACGCTATCTCATCGAAGAGACGGAGCGTGCCGTTGGCCGTTTCGAACCGGTCGTACTCGGTGGCCGGACCGGGTCGGGCAAGACGATTCTGCTCAGAGAACTCGACAATACGATCGACCTCGAAGGGCTCGCGAATCACCGCGGCTCCTCGTTCGGGCGGAAGATCACGCCGCAGCCTTCGCAGATCGATTTCGAAAACGCACTCGCCTACGAGCTTGTCACCAAACTGGAAGCGGGGTATCGCCGGCTGGTCTTCGAAGATGAAGGCAGAAACGTGGGACGCGTTTACCTCCCCGATCTACTGGCAGAATTTTTGGGAAACGCTCCCCTCGTCGTTTTGGAAACTCCGATGTCTCGCCGGGTTGAAATCACGTTCGAGGAGTATGTGACACAGGCACAGAACGATTATCGGAAGATGGGTTTTCCCGAGCCGCTTCAGGCATGGAAAGCGGATATTCAAAGCGCGATCGACCGTATTTACCGGCGGCTGGGTGGGAAACGGCACGCTATCGTTTCCGAGATGCTCGAATTGGCATTTTCCGAACAGTCGCGCACGGGAGAGAGGGAAGCGCACAAAACGTGGGTCGAATATCTGTTGCGCGAATATTACGATCCGATGTACGACTACCAGATCGAAAAACGGGCCGAAAGAGTCATCTTCAGAGGCGATGCCGACGAGGTCGAAGCGTTTTTGAAGCAGAGAGCGTGA